Proteins encoded within one genomic window of Couchioplanes caeruleus:
- a CDS encoding carboxyl transferase domain-containing protein — MTVLDTAIDPRTPAYLASRSAMLERLAELETALEAARAGGGEKWVTRHHARGKLLPRERVEMLLDQDSPFLELSPVAAWGSEFPVGASVVTGIGVVEGVECVVIANDPTVDGGAVNPYTVEKIRRAARIASVNRLPLVNLVESTGAAAPAGPPPGGAIARDLSQLTADRVPTVCVVFGATTGDAAYLPALSDYTIMVRGHAKMLTIHPQPVRASGANGRPAPEVRSAPTVPAGVTGPADQLAEDERDGLRLARQCVRRFNWRKRGPAPRSYPPEPPKYDAEDLLTMAGTDAAPPFDPREVLARILDGSDFDEFKPAQGTGLVTGWGELHGYPIGVVANLGGAFSPAETQKAVHFIQLANATATSLLFVQYTGVPTAEPHEAADVRHGAPLVHAVAKSTVPHLTLMIGATPAGEAGGVYGRAYEPRFLFSWPVERPADGPLGKLPDDGVIDPRDTRTVLGLCLSAVHSAAVEGAEHIGVFRP, encoded by the coding sequence GTGACCGTGCTGGACACCGCGATCGACCCGCGCACCCCCGCCTATCTGGCCAGCCGCAGCGCGATGCTGGAGCGGCTCGCCGAGCTCGAGACGGCGCTGGAGGCGGCCCGCGCGGGCGGCGGCGAGAAGTGGGTGACCCGCCACCACGCGCGCGGCAAGCTGCTGCCCCGCGAGCGGGTCGAGATGCTGCTCGACCAGGACAGTCCCTTCCTCGAGCTCTCACCGGTGGCCGCGTGGGGTTCCGAGTTCCCCGTGGGCGCCAGCGTGGTGACCGGCATCGGAGTCGTCGAGGGCGTCGAGTGCGTGGTCATCGCCAACGATCCGACGGTCGACGGTGGCGCGGTCAACCCGTACACGGTCGAGAAGATTCGGCGGGCCGCGCGGATCGCCTCGGTGAACCGGCTGCCGCTGGTGAACCTGGTCGAGTCGACGGGCGCGGCCGCGCCCGCGGGTCCGCCGCCCGGCGGCGCGATCGCCCGCGATCTCAGCCAGTTGACCGCCGACCGGGTGCCCACGGTGTGCGTGGTCTTCGGCGCCACGACCGGGGACGCGGCGTACCTGCCCGCGCTCTCCGACTACACGATCATGGTGCGCGGGCACGCCAAGATGCTCACGATCCACCCGCAGCCGGTCCGCGCCTCGGGTGCGAACGGCCGGCCCGCTCCCGAGGTACGCAGCGCGCCCACCGTCCCGGCCGGAGTGACCGGCCCGGCCGACCAGTTGGCCGAGGACGAGCGCGACGGGCTGCGCCTGGCGCGGCAGTGCGTACGCCGCTTCAACTGGCGCAAGCGCGGTCCGGCCCCGCGCTCGTACCCGCCGGAGCCGCCGAAGTACGACGCCGAAGACCTGCTGACCATGGCGGGTACGGATGCGGCGCCGCCCTTCGACCCCCGCGAGGTCCTGGCCCGGATCCTCGACGGCAGCGACTTCGACGAGTTCAAGCCCGCCCAGGGCACCGGGCTGGTGACCGGCTGGGGCGAACTGCACGGCTATCCGATCGGCGTGGTCGCCAACCTCGGCGGCGCGTTCTCGCCGGCCGAGACGCAGAAGGCCGTGCATTTCATCCAGTTGGCGAACGCGACCGCGACCTCGCTGCTGTTCGTCCAGTACACCGGCGTTCCCACGGCCGAGCCGCACGAGGCCGCCGACGTACGCCACGGCGCGCCCCTGGTCCACGCGGTGGCCAAGTCCACGGTGCCGCACCTGACGTTGATGATCGGCGCCACTCCGGCCGGGGAGGCCGGGGGTGTCTACGGGCGCGCGTACGAGCCGCGGTTCCTGTTCAGCTGGCCCGTCGAGCGGCCTGCGGACGGGCCCCTCGGGAAGCTCCCGGACGACGGCGTCATCGACCCCCGAGACACCCGTACGGTGCTCGGGCTCTGCCTGTCCGCGGTGCACAGCGCGGCCGTCGAGGGCGCCGAGCACATCGGCGTGTTCCGGCCCTGA
- a CDS encoding MBL fold metallo-hydrolase: MRWGVASVSSQVERLPEWVTTLLAPNAGPMTLDGTNTWVLRAPGAHDAVVVDPGPDDAGHLASIAENRPLSAILITHGHHDHVEGAETLSRMLGGVPVLAADPRHGDPLPPRMRLAGLDIEVVATPGHTGDSVCFVVEDAVFTGDTLLGRGTTVVAWPDGDLGAYLDSLETLRAYPLLMLPGHGPVRPDCAEVATAYLAHRRERLDQVRAALAAGAGTAEQVVDAVYPDIDPGVRFAAEWSARAQLEFLRRESPPTRERLDPL, translated from the coding sequence ATGCGCTGGGGGGTGGCGTCTGTGTCGTCGCAGGTCGAGCGGTTGCCGGAGTGGGTCACGACGCTGCTGGCACCCAACGCGGGGCCGATGACGCTGGACGGCACCAACACCTGGGTGCTGCGGGCGCCGGGCGCCCACGACGCGGTGGTCGTCGACCCCGGCCCCGACGACGCAGGGCATCTCGCCTCCATCGCGGAGAACCGGCCGCTGAGCGCCATCCTGATCACGCACGGCCACCACGATCACGTGGAGGGCGCCGAGACGCTCTCCCGCATGCTGGGCGGGGTGCCGGTCCTCGCCGCCGATCCGAGACACGGCGATCCGCTGCCGCCCAGGATGCGGCTCGCGGGACTGGACATCGAGGTCGTCGCGACGCCGGGGCACACCGGCGACTCGGTGTGCTTCGTGGTCGAGGACGCCGTGTTCACCGGTGACACCCTGCTGGGCCGGGGCACGACCGTGGTGGCGTGGCCCGACGGCGACCTCGGGGCGTACCTGGACAGCCTCGAGACGCTGCGGGCGTACCCCTTGCTGATGCTGCCCGGTCACGGCCCGGTGCGGCCCGACTGCGCCGAGGTGGCGACGGCCTATCTGGCGCACCGGCGGGAGCGGCTCGACCAGGTCCGCGCCGCGCTCGCCGCGGGCGCCGGGACCGCCGAGCAGGTCGTCGACGCGGTTTATCCCGACATCGATCCTGGCGTGCGGTTTGCCGCCGAGTGGTCCGCGCGCGCCCAACTCGAGTTTCTGAGGCGGGAATCACCGCCCACCCGGGAACGGTTGGACCCGCTGTGA
- a CDS encoding biotin carboxylase N-terminal domain-containing protein, whose translation MIRRLLVADRGEIARRVFATCRLVGIETVAVYSDADSDAPHVTEADYAVRLTGGSPSSTYLRGDLIIAAAKRAGANAVHPGDGVLAEDPAFAAEVADAGMIWVGAPAKTLGTLHSKIETKAVVAEAGVPVLPTFTDPEAVDDFPVLIKPAGGSGGAGMRVVRDPVTLAEAVASTRQETGDKVFCEPYLENVRHIEVPIIADAHGAVVPFGERECSVQRRYQKIIEETPSPAVDPALREQLCRAAIIAVRSIGYVGAGAVEFLLEEDGDFWFVELTPSLQVEHAVTECVSGYDLVRLQLLVAEGGNLPMPGPPPIRGHAIEVRICAEDPAYAWLPATGTLHRFKVPDVAGSFRPLPQPGLRLDAGAVDGSVVGGQQDSMLAKLVAWAPTRQEAARMLASALTRTELHGVVSNRDLLVRVLRHGAFRAGDVDTGFLDRHPEVFAPLLSSVDAVRISCLAAALAGAAARRSSAPVLRSLPSGWRNVPSGSQTAVYDGPAGPVEVGYRMNRHGELAGWWVRAVDPEELDLAGLGQAPTLDDHPPTVVVRADGSRVDLDVNGIRLSLKVHRVGEVSYVDSPEGSVALRELSRFPLPAPEATEGSLIAPLPGAVRRVLVVPGQRVRAGELLLTLEAMKLEHPVHAPSAGVVASLPVHPGAEVDTGELLAVLDPE comes from the coding sequence GTGATCCGACGTCTTCTGGTGGCCGATCGTGGGGAGATCGCCCGCCGGGTCTTCGCCACCTGCCGCCTGGTCGGCATCGAGACGGTCGCCGTCTACTCCGATGCCGACTCCGACGCGCCGCACGTCACGGAGGCGGACTACGCGGTCCGCCTCACCGGCGGCTCGCCGTCCTCGACGTACCTGCGCGGCGATCTCATCATCGCGGCGGCGAAGCGGGCCGGTGCGAACGCCGTCCATCCCGGCGACGGCGTGCTCGCCGAGGATCCGGCGTTCGCGGCCGAGGTGGCCGACGCGGGCATGATCTGGGTCGGCGCACCGGCCAAGACGCTCGGCACCCTGCACAGCAAGATCGAGACGAAGGCGGTCGTCGCGGAGGCCGGCGTGCCGGTCCTGCCGACGTTCACCGATCCCGAGGCGGTCGACGACTTCCCGGTGCTCATCAAGCCCGCCGGCGGCAGCGGCGGCGCGGGCATGCGGGTCGTCCGGGACCCGGTCACCCTCGCCGAGGCGGTCGCCTCCACCCGACAGGAGACCGGCGACAAGGTCTTCTGCGAGCCGTACCTGGAGAACGTGCGGCACATCGAGGTGCCGATCATCGCGGACGCGCACGGTGCGGTGGTGCCGTTCGGCGAGCGCGAGTGCTCGGTCCAGCGCCGCTATCAGAAGATCATCGAGGAGACGCCGTCGCCGGCGGTCGACCCGGCGCTGCGCGAGCAGCTCTGCCGGGCGGCGATCATCGCGGTCCGGTCGATCGGGTACGTGGGCGCCGGCGCCGTGGAGTTCCTGCTGGAGGAGGACGGCGACTTCTGGTTCGTCGAGCTGACCCCGAGCCTGCAGGTCGAGCACGCGGTGACCGAGTGCGTTTCCGGGTACGACCTGGTCCGCCTGCAGTTGCTGGTCGCCGAGGGCGGCAACCTGCCGATGCCCGGCCCGCCGCCGATCCGCGGCCACGCCATCGAGGTGCGGATCTGCGCGGAGGATCCGGCGTACGCCTGGCTGCCCGCCACCGGCACCCTGCACCGCTTCAAGGTCCCGGACGTGGCCGGCTCCTTCCGCCCGCTGCCCCAGCCCGGCCTGCGCCTGGACGCCGGCGCGGTGGACGGCTCGGTGGTCGGCGGCCAGCAGGACTCGATGCTGGCCAAGCTGGTGGCCTGGGCGCCGACGCGGCAGGAGGCCGCGCGGATGCTGGCCTCGGCGCTGACCCGTACGGAGCTGCACGGCGTGGTCTCCAACCGGGACCTGCTCGTCCGCGTGCTGCGGCACGGCGCGTTCCGGGCCGGCGACGTGGACACCGGCTTCCTCGACCGGCACCCGGAGGTGTTCGCGCCGTTGCTGTCGTCGGTCGACGCCGTCCGCATCTCCTGCCTCGCCGCCGCTCTCGCCGGCGCCGCGGCCCGGCGCTCGTCCGCGCCCGTGCTGCGCTCGCTGCCGTCGGGCTGGCGCAACGTCCCGTCCGGCTCGCAGACGGCCGTGTACGACGGCCCGGCCGGTCCGGTCGAGGTCGGCTACCGGATGAACCGGCACGGCGAGCTGGCGGGCTGGTGGGTGCGCGCGGTGGATCCCGAGGAGCTCGACCTCGCGGGGCTCGGCCAGGCGCCGACCCTGGACGACCACCCGCCCACGGTCGTCGTGCGCGCCGACGGCTCGCGGGTGGACCTCGACGTCAACGGCATCCGGCTCAGCCTCAAGGTGCACCGGGTCGGCGAGGTCTCGTATGTGGACAGCCCCGAGGGTTCGGTCGCCCTGCGCGAGCTGTCCCGCTTCCCGCTGCCCGCCCCGGAGGCGACCGAGGGCTCGTTGATCGCCCCGCTCCCCGGGGCCGTGCGCCGGGTCCTCGTGGTGCCGGGTCAGCGCGTCCGCGCGGGCGAGCTGCTGCTCACCCTCGAGGCGATGAAGCTGGAGCACCCGGTGCACGCGCCGTCCGCGGGGGTAGTGGCCTCGCTGCCGGTGCATCCGGGCGCCGAGGTCGACACCGGCGAGCTGCTGGCCGTGCTGGACCCCGAGTAG
- a CDS encoding adenylate/guanylate cyclase domain-containing protein, with amino-acid sequence MTCPVCGTVAVPGARFCHNCGAALPAAATLPAAERRIVTVLFGDLSDFTSWSEDLDPERVGAVTDRVLAALAGAVKTFGGHVDKLTGDGIMAVFGAPVAHEDDAERAVRAALSMQRAVRRVLDDERGGGAPLGLRVGLNTGEVVAGIQASIEYTVIGDTVNTAARLADAAAVGAVYAGARTSAGTRHVASWRQLRALRLKGKREPVPAYELLGLHDAPGTRSGVGDEAPFVGRETELGRVAGRLAEVIDSGNPRVMVMTAEAGIGKTRFAGEVKRLAAGYDVGAGRFAAHTGARVLRARCRAFGERRRFAPLADLVRKSVGLPKDVASTISRAVVEERLRKLVARLSRDGEAPEIDIDRLLALLGYGEVPANPVGVAAVAEWQPTGGAQPDSETIPIAVAGLLTALAREAPLVVIVDDLHDATAETIDALGGVLSRLDGPVVMLLLGRPELVRTAGALTRLADAEIHTLPPLRGADASRLLTSYLNGGKLPQADADRLLATAQGNAFYLAELVTLLLERGALMPAVGANAAGKWQLAGGAMDSRLLSRDLAAVLAARIDALPSEPRSVLRDAAVVGDTVPTGVVEALRERRSPGDARSGAVAAVELERAVDELLQRRMLHRVRGGYAFTTPLMREAAYAGIGKADLAGRHAYLARWAAPETIDALGYDGASRLSLGENERDAFVATHAECAMELADAVRLRPDASVRNVAPLGVAALGRLARRALANIEPASSIAYAERAAALAKDALPLSDQLVHARALLRLGRADEALTCGEKIAETADDEPVCRAEALLVVGRAREAMGDVPRAVTAWQEALKVATDAELAPERANAMRRLGMADFLAGKLSQASSRFAAAYQVTLAAGDRHGQAWALQNLAWVTTTRGDFPGTDAVLGRAARLFAELGDPVGRAWLRGTTAFARLLAGRLQESRRLARIFLPFGDRVGEGWAVGTLRAVEAYASAELGDLAEADGEARRAYRDFDKVSDDWGRGLALVVRGVIARGLGEFDHADDLLTDALDHAGRTGHPLLLGMAGTIRGFVALQRGDGEAAEADARRVMTAVEPHNPLAPAQVGPRVLLAEARLRAGDPGTAIGLLAPIASDTSGSLLFSRRQALASYASALLADGRVGEAGAWIRRAREIPAEDVRSGVVAAMVQARVSAAAGDMSAARGAAEEAVLLAYATEQASERVVAEDLRDALASSIVEPPESVAFASDVPG; translated from the coding sequence GTGACCTGTCCCGTGTGCGGAACCGTGGCCGTACCCGGCGCGCGGTTCTGTCACAACTGCGGTGCGGCCCTGCCCGCCGCCGCGACCCTGCCCGCGGCGGAGCGGCGCATCGTGACGGTGCTCTTCGGCGACCTCTCGGACTTCACCTCCTGGTCGGAGGACCTCGACCCCGAGCGCGTCGGCGCGGTCACCGACCGGGTGCTCGCGGCGCTCGCCGGCGCCGTCAAGACCTTCGGCGGGCACGTCGACAAGCTCACCGGCGACGGGATCATGGCGGTCTTCGGGGCGCCGGTGGCGCACGAGGACGACGCCGAGCGCGCCGTTCGCGCCGCGCTGAGCATGCAGCGCGCGGTCCGGCGGGTGCTGGACGACGAGCGCGGCGGCGGCGCCCCGCTCGGGTTGCGCGTCGGCCTGAACACCGGCGAGGTCGTCGCCGGCATCCAGGCCTCGATCGAGTACACGGTCATCGGCGACACCGTGAACACCGCCGCCCGGCTGGCCGACGCCGCCGCGGTCGGTGCCGTCTACGCGGGCGCGCGCACCTCCGCCGGCACCCGGCACGTCGCTTCCTGGCGGCAGTTGCGGGCCTTGCGGCTCAAGGGCAAGCGGGAGCCGGTGCCGGCGTACGAGCTGCTCGGCCTGCACGACGCCCCGGGAACCCGGTCGGGTGTGGGCGACGAGGCGCCCTTCGTGGGCCGGGAGACCGAGCTGGGCCGGGTCGCCGGCCGGCTCGCCGAGGTGATCGACTCCGGCAATCCGCGGGTGATGGTGATGACCGCGGAGGCCGGCATCGGCAAGACCCGGTTCGCGGGGGAGGTCAAGCGCCTGGCGGCCGGCTACGACGTGGGCGCCGGGCGGTTCGCCGCGCACACCGGTGCCCGCGTGCTGCGGGCCCGGTGCCGGGCGTTCGGCGAGCGGCGGCGGTTCGCACCCCTGGCGGACCTGGTGCGCAAGTCCGTCGGCCTGCCCAAGGACGTCGCCTCGACGATCAGCCGCGCGGTGGTCGAGGAGCGGCTGCGCAAGCTGGTCGCCCGGCTGAGCCGCGACGGCGAGGCGCCGGAGATCGACATCGACCGGCTGCTCGCGCTGCTCGGGTACGGCGAGGTGCCGGCGAACCCGGTCGGCGTGGCCGCGGTCGCGGAGTGGCAGCCGACCGGCGGCGCCCAGCCCGACTCCGAGACGATCCCGATCGCGGTCGCGGGGCTGCTGACCGCGCTGGCCAGGGAGGCGCCGCTGGTCGTCATCGTCGACGACCTGCACGACGCCACCGCCGAGACCATCGACGCGCTCGGCGGAGTGCTGTCGCGCCTCGACGGGCCGGTGGTCATGCTGCTGCTCGGTCGCCCCGAGCTGGTGCGTACGGCGGGCGCCCTGACCCGCCTCGCGGACGCCGAGATCCACACCCTGCCGCCGCTGCGCGGTGCGGACGCGTCCCGGCTGCTCACGTCGTACCTGAACGGCGGGAAGCTTCCGCAGGCGGACGCGGACCGCCTGCTGGCCACCGCGCAGGGCAATGCCTTCTACCTGGCCGAGCTCGTCACGCTGCTGCTGGAGCGCGGCGCGCTGATGCCCGCTGTCGGTGCGAACGCGGCCGGGAAGTGGCAGCTCGCCGGCGGGGCGATGGACAGCCGGCTGCTCTCCCGCGACCTCGCCGCCGTGCTCGCGGCGCGTATCGACGCCCTGCCGAGCGAGCCCCGTTCGGTGCTGCGCGACGCCGCCGTGGTGGGCGACACCGTGCCGACCGGGGTGGTGGAGGCGCTGCGCGAGCGCCGGTCGCCGGGCGACGCGCGCTCGGGCGCGGTCGCCGCGGTCGAGCTGGAGCGAGCGGTCGACGAGCTGCTGCAGCGCCGCATGCTGCACCGGGTGCGGGGCGGATACGCGTTCACCACGCCGCTGATGCGCGAGGCGGCCTACGCGGGCATCGGCAAGGCCGACCTGGCGGGCCGGCATGCCTACCTCGCGCGCTGGGCGGCGCCGGAGACCATCGACGCGCTCGGCTACGACGGCGCCTCCCGGCTGAGTCTGGGCGAGAACGAGCGGGACGCGTTCGTGGCCACCCACGCCGAGTGCGCGATGGAGCTGGCCGACGCCGTCCGGCTGCGCCCCGACGCCAGCGTCCGCAACGTCGCGCCGCTGGGCGTCGCGGCGCTCGGCCGGCTGGCCCGGCGGGCGCTCGCCAACATCGAACCGGCCTCCTCGATCGCGTACGCCGAGCGTGCCGCAGCGCTCGCCAAGGACGCTCTGCCCCTGTCCGATCAACTCGTGCACGCGCGGGCGCTGCTGCGCCTGGGCCGCGCCGACGAGGCGCTGACCTGCGGCGAGAAGATCGCCGAGACCGCCGACGACGAGCCGGTGTGCCGGGCGGAGGCGCTGCTGGTGGTGGGCCGGGCGCGGGAGGCGATGGGCGATGTGCCCCGGGCGGTGACCGCCTGGCAGGAGGCCCTGAAGGTGGCGACCGACGCCGAGCTGGCTCCGGAGCGGGCCAACGCCATGCGCCGGCTGGGCATGGCCGACTTCCTGGCCGGCAAGCTCAGCCAGGCGAGCAGCCGGTTCGCGGCCGCGTACCAGGTGACGCTGGCCGCGGGCGACCGGCACGGGCAGGCGTGGGCGCTGCAGAACCTCGCGTGGGTGACGACCACGCGCGGGGACTTCCCCGGCACCGACGCGGTGCTGGGCCGGGCCGCCCGGCTCTTCGCCGAGCTCGGTGACCCGGTGGGACGCGCGTGGCTGCGCGGCACGACGGCGTTCGCCCGGCTGCTGGCCGGGCGGCTGCAGGAGTCGCGGCGGCTGGCGCGCATCTTCCTGCCCTTCGGCGACCGGGTCGGCGAGGGCTGGGCGGTCGGCACGCTGCGGGCGGTGGAGGCGTACGCGTCCGCGGAGCTCGGCGACCTCGCGGAGGCCGACGGCGAGGCGCGCCGGGCGTACCGGGACTTCGACAAGGTCTCGGACGACTGGGGCCGCGGCCTCGCGCTGGTCGTCCGCGGGGTCATCGCCCGGGGCCTGGGCGAGTTCGACCACGCCGACGACCTGCTCACCGACGCCCTCGACCACGCCGGGCGCACCGGTCACCCCCTGCTGCTCGGCATGGCCGGCACGATCCGCGGCTTCGTGGCGCTGCAGCGCGGCGACGGCGAGGCCGCCGAGGCCGACGCACGCCGGGTCATGACCGCCGTCGAGCCGCACAATCCGCTGGCGCCCGCGCAGGTGGGACCGCGGGTGCTGCTCGCCGAGGCGCGCCTGCGGGCGGGCGATCCGGGCACGGCGATCGGCCTGCTCGCCCCGATCGCGAGCGACACCAGCGGCTCGCTGCTGTTCTCACGGCGGCAGGCGCTGGCGTCGTACGCGTCCGCCCTGCTCGCCGACGGCCGGGTGGGCGAGGCGGGTGCGTGGATCCGGCGGGCGCGGGAGATCCCGGCCGAGGACGTGCGCAGCGGCGTGGTCGCGGCCATGGTGCAGGCGAGGGTCAGCGCGGCCGCCGGGGACATGTCGGCCGCGCGGGGCGCGGCGGAGGAGGCGGTGTTGCTGGCGTACGCGACCGAACAGGCGAGTGAGCGGGTCGTCGCGGAGGATCTGCGGGACGCTTTGGCATCCTCCATCGTGGAACCGCCGGAATCTGTCGCGTTCGCGTCTGACGTGCCGGGATGA
- a CDS encoding Crp/Fnr family transcriptional regulator, with the protein MDEVLARSGIFQGVDPEAAEALAKEMETIEFRKGDIVFNEGEAGDSLYIVLSGKIKLGRRAADGRQNLVSIMGPSDMLGELSLFDPGPRTATATAVTDTRLARLKKSSLRPWLNNRPEIAEQLLRVLARRLRRTNDALADLIFTDVPGRVAKNLLQMAGRFGTRDGGVLRVTHDLTQEELAQLVGASRETVNKALADFASRAWLRLDGKSVIILDPERLARRARV; encoded by the coding sequence ATGGATGAGGTACTGGCTCGCAGCGGGATCTTCCAGGGCGTTGACCCGGAGGCTGCCGAGGCGCTCGCCAAGGAGATGGAGACGATCGAGTTCCGCAAGGGCGACATCGTCTTCAATGAGGGCGAGGCGGGCGACAGCCTTTACATCGTTCTCTCCGGCAAGATCAAGCTGGGCCGCCGCGCCGCGGACGGCCGGCAGAACCTGGTCTCAATCATGGGTCCGTCGGACATGCTCGGTGAGCTGTCGCTGTTCGACCCGGGCCCACGCACAGCGACGGCAACCGCGGTGACCGACACCCGGCTCGCCCGGCTCAAGAAGTCGTCCCTGCGGCCCTGGCTGAACAACCGTCCGGAGATCGCCGAACAGCTCCTGCGTGTCCTCGCCCGCAGGCTCCGCCGGACGAACGACGCGCTGGCGGACCTCATCTTCACGGACGTGCCGGGCCGCGTGGCCAAGAACCTGCTGCAGATGGCGGGCCGTTTCGGCACCCGGGACGGCGGTGTGCTGCGGGTGACGCACGACCTGACCCAGGAGGAGCTGGCCCAGCTCGTCGGCGCCTCGCGCGAGACGGTCAACAAGGCGCTGGCCGACTTCGCGTCGCGGGCCTGGCTGCGGCTCGACGGCAAGAGCGTCATCATCCTGGATCCGGAGCGCCTGGCCCGCCGGGCCCGCGTCTAG
- a CDS encoding serine/threonine-protein kinase produces the protein MTDTPPGRLPVPYVPGMSGLTVMARGGYATVYRATQDSVGRDVAIKVENRTLDNPRDQARFLREAKAAGRMSSHPHVVDLFDVGVTVDQHPYLIMELCDGSYLDRMRVSPLGAVEARDLGVKIADALVHSHANGVLHRDVKPANILYSHFNPAVLADFGLAVLGEMRDSSVTLEVLTPAYAPPEMFSHADPSGAVDVYALCATLYAVMRGRPPRWESDRSPSLISLMDLFNQPIPDLPGVPHALTEVLRYGMANDPRDRPTAEQLREMLAGLHMHPAGHPAPNVYRSSTFVPPVPRPYPPSPQPRPVPPVTPTRDAADETPTVHTGNPKRGKRRWLFGGFGVSLLIGASVAGALLTSSHAPAVRSFASRLAVPATSTLPTAMSRLPGCLAVRAHCPGELECFALRPESGAVAREVSCARRHTWEVFAVGSLPSYVDPQDRAAVTTNPSVRRVCSRAMFRRTTTRTDSTEWALSVLPPTDDRTFRCLAGRGTDQLHGPVLARG, from the coding sequence GTGACGGATACCCCGCCTGGTCGCCTGCCCGTGCCCTACGTGCCAGGTATGTCCGGCTTGACCGTCATGGCTCGCGGAGGGTACGCGACCGTGTACCGAGCGACACAGGACTCGGTCGGTCGCGACGTCGCCATCAAGGTCGAGAACCGGACTCTGGACAATCCGCGTGACCAGGCCCGCTTCCTGCGCGAGGCGAAGGCGGCCGGGCGGATGTCCTCGCATCCGCACGTCGTCGACCTTTTCGACGTCGGTGTCACGGTGGATCAGCATCCGTACCTGATCATGGAGCTGTGCGACGGCTCGTACCTGGATCGCATGCGCGTCTCCCCGCTCGGCGCGGTGGAGGCCCGCGACCTGGGGGTGAAGATCGCCGACGCGCTGGTGCACTCGCACGCGAACGGTGTCCTGCACCGCGACGTGAAGCCGGCCAACATCCTGTATTCGCACTTCAACCCGGCCGTGCTCGCCGACTTCGGGCTCGCCGTGCTCGGCGAGATGCGCGACTCGTCGGTGACCCTCGAGGTGCTGACCCCCGCCTACGCGCCGCCCGAGATGTTCTCGCACGCCGACCCCTCGGGCGCCGTCGACGTGTATGCGCTCTGCGCCACCCTCTACGCCGTCATGCGGGGACGGCCGCCGCGCTGGGAGTCCGACCGCAGCCCCAGCCTGATCTCGCTGATGGACCTCTTCAACCAGCCGATCCCGGACCTTCCTGGCGTTCCGCACGCGCTCACCGAGGTCCTCCGGTACGGGATGGCCAACGACCCGCGCGACCGCCCGACCGCCGAGCAGTTGCGCGAGATGCTCGCCGGCCTGCACATGCACCCCGCCGGTCACCCCGCGCCGAACGTCTATCGGTCGTCGACGTTCGTGCCGCCCGTGCCGCGGCCGTATCCGCCCTCGCCGCAGCCGCGTCCGGTGCCGCCGGTGACGCCCACCCGGGATGCGGCCGACGAGACCCCGACCGTGCACACCGGGAACCCCAAGCGCGGCAAGCGCCGCTGGCTGTTCGGCGGCTTCGGGGTATCCCTGCTGATCGGCGCGTCGGTGGCCGGCGCGCTGCTGACGTCGTCGCATGCTCCGGCCGTACGCTCGTTCGCCTCCCGGCTCGCCGTCCCGGCCACCTCGACGCTGCCGACGGCGATGTCGCGCCTGCCGGGCTGCCTCGCCGTCCGCGCGCACTGCCCGGGCGAGCTGGAATGCTTCGCGTTGCGGCCGGAGTCCGGAGCGGTCGCCCGCGAGGTGTCCTGCGCCCGGAGGCACACCTGGGAGGTCTTCGCGGTGGGTTCCCTGCCGTCGTACGTGGACCCGCAGGACCGGGCCGCCGTGACCACGAATCCCAGCGTGCGGCGGGTGTGCAGCCGGGCGATGTTCCGGCGTACGACCACGCGCACCGACAGCACCGAATGGGCGCTGTCGGTGCTCCCGCCGACCGACGACCGGACCTTCCGCTGCCTCGCCGGGCGCGGCACCGACCAGCTCCACGGGCCGGTCCTGGCCCGCGGCTGA